In Sphingopyxis macrogoltabida, the sequence CGCCCGAGAGCGGTTCCTCGCCGCGCGCCTTGCGCTGGGCGTTGAGGCTTTCGCGGAGGAACTGGACGTTCGATACGCCGGGGATCTCGACCGGATACTGGAAGCCGAGGAACAGGCCCGCCGCGGCGCGCTCGTGCGGGTCCATGTCGAGCAGGTCCTGCCCGTCGAAGGTCGCCGAACCGTCGGTGACCTCATAGCCGGGGCGCCCGCCGAGGACATAGGACAGCGTCGACTTGCCCGCGCCGTTGGGACCCATGATCGCATGGATTTCGCCCGCGTTGATGCTGAGCGACAGGCCCTTCAGGATCGGCTTGTCGGCGACGGTGGCGTGGAGGTTTTCAATTTTGAGCATTTTGTTTTTTCATCCACTCGGCGGTTTCTTTAGCGATTTTCACATGCGACGCGTCTTCGGTATCAAAAGTATCGTCGATCGAGGCTTTGCGCTTCTCGGCGTCTTCCCAACCGATGGTCTTGCTCAAGGCGATATCGGCGTCGATGATCGATTTCGCACGTACGTCTTTGCACCGCTCGATGTCCTTGTGCGCTTGGTGGGCGATCTCGGAAAAATTGTAGAAGGTGACTTTTCCGAGCTTTGCATCGAGACATTCCGAATAGGCTTCCAGCATCGGCCGGACAGGCGGTTCCATGCCGACGTCGATCCCCGTCGGATATCCGAGTGCCCGCGCTTCCTCGGCAGTCTGAGGGGGTTTGTGGGATTCCGTCCCCATGGCGAGCATGGTCAGCACGATCGTTGCAGGAAAAAGCATCACCCCACGCTCCCCTCAAGGCTGATCCCCAGCAATTTCTGGGCTTCGACGGCAAACTCCATCGGCAGTTGTTGCAACACTTCCTTCGCGAAACCGTTGACGATCAGCGCCACCGCCTCTTCCTGCCCCAGCCCGCGCTGCATCGCGTAGAAGAGCTGGTCGTCGCTGATCTTGCTCGTTGTCGCTTCATGCTCGACCGTCGCGCTCGGGTTGCGGACTTCGATATAGGGGACGGTGTGGGCGCCGCAGGTGCTTCCCAGAAGCAGGCTGTCGCACTGGGTGAAGTTGCGCACACCCTCGGCATTGGGCGCGACGCGGACGATGCCGCGGTAGGTGTTGTTCGACTTGCCCGCGCTGATTCCCTTGCTGACGATGGTCGAGCGCGTGCGCTTGCCATTGTGGATCATCTTGGTGCCGGTGTCGGCCTGCTGGTAATTGTTCGTCACCGCGACCGAATAAAATTCGCCGACGCTGTCGTCGCCGTTGAGCACGCAGCTCGGATATTTCCACGTGATCGCCGAGCCGGTCTCGACCTGCGTCCACGACACCTTGCTGCGCTTGCCCTGGCACAGCGCGCGCTTGGTCACGAAATTATAGATGCCGCCCAGACCCTCGGCATTGCCCGGATACCAGTTCTGGACGGTGCTGTACTTGATCTCGGCATCGTCGAGCGCAACCAGTTCGACCACTGCGGCATGAAGCTGGTTCTCGTCGCGCATCGGCGCGGTGCAGCCTTCGAGATAGGACACATATGCGCCCTTGTCGGCGACGATCAGCGTCCGCTCGAACTGCCCGGTATTCTCGGCATTGATGCGGAAATAGGTGCTGAGCTCCATCGGGCAACGCACACCCTCGGGCACATAGACGAACGTCCCGTCGGAGAAGACCGCGCAGTTGAGCGTCGCGAAATAATTGTCGTGCATCGGCACGACCTTGCCGAGCCACTTCTTCACCAGCTCGGGATATTCGCGGATGGCTTCCGAAATCGACAGGAAGATCACGCCCGCGCGCTTCAGTTCCTCGCGGAAGGTCGTCGCGACGCTGACGCTGTCGAACACCGCGTCGACCGCGACCTTGCGCGCGCCCTCGACCCCGGCGAGCACCTTCTGCTCCTCGATCGGAATGCCGAGCTTCTTGTAGACTTCGAGGATCTCGGGATCGACCTCGTCGAGGCTGGAGAGCTTCGGCTTCGCCTTGGGCGCCGCGTAATAGTAGGCGTCCTGATAGTCGATCGGCGGGACGTTGAGCTTCGCCCAGTCAGGCGTCTCCATCGTCTGCCAGTGGCGGAACGCCTTCAGCCGCCAGTCGAGCATCCATTCGGGCTCGTTCTTCTTCGCCGAAATAAAGCGGACCGTATCCTCGGTCAGCCCCTTGGGCGCGAAGTCGGTCTCGATGGCCGAGGACCAGCCATGCTCATAATCGGCGACTTTGGCGGCGGCGTCGTGCGCGGCCTGATCCTTGAGGGGGGTATCGGTGCTGTCGGTCATACTCTGATCTCGTCGCCGGCCAGCGCCGGGGCAGGCCGGGTGAATGTCGGTTTCGGTGCGGCGGCAAGGCTCGCGAGGCTGATCTGCGCCAGTGCGCCGCGCACGGCGCCGTTCACGACGCCCCAGTGCGGCTGGACCTTGCAACTGCCCTCGAGCGAGCAGTCGTGCCGCCCTTCGGACACGCAGGACGTGAGCGCGATCGGTCCCTCGACCGCTTCGATGATATCGGCGACGCTGATCGCCGCCGCGGGCCGCGCGAGGCGCACCCCGCCGCCGCTGCCGCGCGAGGCGACGAGCAGCCCGGCGCGGGCGAGCCCGCTTACCAGCTTCTGCGCGGTCGGTCCGGGAATTCCCGTCTGCTCGGCGAGCATGCCGGCGTGAATCGGCACCGACCCGCACTGGCGGGCGGCGGCACTCATCAGCACCACGGCATAATCGGCAAGGTTCGACAGGCGCATTTTTGCGAACGATTCTTAACTGGAGTAAATTACTCCACTTATATAGGCCAGCCCTTTGTGCGGCGCAACCAAGGGGCGCTATATGCCGCCCAAGAAAAAAGGCACCCACCCGGCCGGGAGCCGAATGAGTGCCAAGATGAAGGTCTCGTCCTCGCGAGGAGGATGAGCTCTTCTGGGTCGCAAGGCTGGATTATGCCCGCGGGCCGATTCGCGATTGTACGAAAACGCCAAAACGACGGCGGGCGCGATTTTCGTGGTTAACGGCGCGGTGCGGGGTGCGGCGTCAGGTTTCGGAGACGAGCGGGCTGACCTTGCCGGCCAGTTCCTTGCGGCCGCGCGTCGTCGCTTCGGTATAGCGCGACGGCTTGCCGAGCTGCCCCGGCGTGGCGCCGGCAAAGCGCTTGATCTCGCGGATCAGGTGCGACTGGTCGTAAAAGGCGTCGCCGAGCGCCGCGGCATCGAGCCCTTCGCCGCGCGCCAGCGCTGACGCCGCCCGGACGGCGCGATATTTGCGCGCCAGCATGCGCGGCGACAGGCCGTAATAATGTTTGGTCATCCGCTCGACCGAGCGGATCGACATGCCCGTCGCGTCGACCAGTTCGGGAACCTGCGGCGACGCGCTTTCGGTCAGCCAGCGGTCGACAGTGCGGATGAACCACATCGGCGCGGGCTCGTTGCGTTTCAGGATTTCGCGGACGAAATTATTGCCGATCACCAGTTGTTCGGCGGCGTCGGCGGCATTTTCGAGTGCGGCGGCGACTTCGCCGATCCAGTCGCCGAACAGGTCGGCGGCGTCGATCGCGCGGTCGGTGAGCTTTTCGGCGTCGTCGCCCATCAGCGCGGCCCAGCCCGCGGGGAGCATGCCGAAGCCGAACATGCGCGTCGGGCAATTGCTGATCGCGCGCACCCGGCCGCTCGTCGGGCCGACGATATTGGCGTTGCAGACCTGCGACCGGTGGCCGTCGGCGAAGACATATTCGCCGTCGGCGGCGGTCACGAAACGGAATTGCGGGCGGTCGGCGCGCTCATATTCGTCGAAGCGCGGCATGTTGACGCGCGCAGCGTAAAAGCTCGACACCATGTCCGCCAGATCGGGATCGGGCGGAAAATAATGCAGTTCGAACGGCGCTTCGCCGCTTACGTCCCCTGACGAGGAAATATTATCCGACATGACGAGACCGACCCCATCGGCAGCTTTTTTGCCGCCTGTTTATGCCGGATATAATTTTCCTTTCACCGCGGCGCGTCAAGCCGCAATTTATTTATCGTGGGCTAGCCCTTCTGCGTGGCAATCCACGCGTCGACGCGGCGCTCCAATATGTCGAGCGGCACCGGTCCCGATTCGAGCACGACGTCGTGAAACGCGCGGATGTCGAACCGGTCGCCGAGCGCCGCCTGCGCGCGGCCGCGAAGTTCCATGATCTTGAGCTTGCCGATCAGATAGGCGGTCGCCTGCCCCGGATAGACGATATAGCGCTCGATCGCCTTTTCGATGTCGCCTTGCGGGTTCGGCGTATTGTCCTTGAGATACTGGATCGCCTGCTCGCGGCTCCAGCGCTTGTCGTGGATGCCGGTGTCGACGACAAGCCGGCACGCGCGCCACAGCTCCATCCCCAGCCGGCCGAAATCGCTGTAGGGATCGGTATAGAAGCCCATGTCCTTGGCGAGTTCCTCCGAATAGAGGCCCCAGCCCTCGGTATAGGCGGTGAAGCCGCCGAAGCGGCGGAAGGGCGGCAGGCCGGTGAGTTCGGTCTGCACCGCGCGCTGGAGGTGATGGCCGGGAACCCCCTCATGATAGGCGAGCGCCTCAAGCTCGGTCTTCGACATGTCGCGGAGGTCATAGAGATTCACATAATAGGTGCCGGGACGCGACCCGTCGGGTGAGGGCGACTGGTAGAAGGCCTTGCCGGCCGATTTTTCGCGAAACGCCTCGACCGCCTTCACCTGCAGCGGCGCCTTGGGCAGCATGTTGAAGAAGGCCGGAAGCCGCGCCTCCATCGCCTTCACCTTCGCATCGACCTCGGCCAGATAAGCTTCGCGGGTGGTGTAATAATATTGCGGGCTGTCGCGCAGATGCGCGAAGAATTGCTGTAGCGTGCCCTTGAAGCCGACCTGCGCCATGATTTTCTTCATTTCGCCGTGGATGCGCGCGACTTCGGACAGGCCTAGATCGTGGATTTGCGCGGCGGTCATGTCGGTCGTGGTGTAATTCGCCAGCAGCGCGGCATAATAGGCGCCGCCGTCCGGCATCCGCCATACGCCGTCCTCGGTCGGCGCGCTTGCCTGCTGGCGCTGCATTTCGGCGCGCAGCCGTTCATAGGCGGGGCCAGCGCTTTCGCGCCACGCCGCCCCGGCTGCGGCGACGAGGCGCGTCTTTTCCGCCGGAGCAATGTCCAGCTTGCCGACCTTGGCGGCGAGGTCCTCCACCACGGCATTGTCGGGTTTGAGCAGATTGCCGATGTCCGAAATCACATAGGCATAGACCCATTTGGGCGGCTGCAGACCCTTGGCGGCGCGCTCCGCCGACTGCGCGGTCAGCGAATCGAGCACCGGGCCGAGGCCGCGGATTCGTTCGACATAGGCCTCGGCCTCGGCGACGTTCGACACGCGGTGGATGTTGATCAGGAAGGCGGGAAGCCGGCTCTGCGCGCCGTTCATCTGGTCGAAGAGATAGCCGTGGTCGCGAAAAGCGAACAGGCGGTCGGCGCGCTCGGCCTGCGCATTGAACAGCTCGAACGACAGCGCGTCCTCGGTCGACAGCCGGGCGGGGTCGAAACTGCCGCGCATCGCCTCCGCCGTCGCCTGCTGCAGCTTGTGCGTCGCGACCTCGCTTTCGTCGCTCGGGTCGTCCCATTTGCCATAGTCGGCGTCGCGAATGCCGCGATATGCCTTGCCCTGCGGCGAGAGCGAAAGCTGCGCCGCGTCATATTTGTCGAAGAATTCGGCGAGCCCGGCTCCGGCGGGCGGATCGGCGGGGGCAGGGGCGGCGGGCGCCGTTGCCACGGGATCGGCAGTAGCCGACGCGCATCCCGCGAGCGCAAGGACGAGCAGGCCGCTGGACAGCCTGGCGGCAAGGCGAAGGTGCGACACCATTTTTCTCCCCGGTTTCCGGTACTTCATTCTGACCCGCCGAAGGGCTTGCCATAGGCTCCGGTCCGGCGCAATGGCGGGCCATGTCGCTCTTCGCCTCTGCCGCCGATGCCGCCTATGCGCTCGTTCGTCCGCTCGTCCATGCGACCGACGGCGAAGCCGCGCACAATCTGACCCTGAACGCGCTCCAGCCGCTGCCGCGTGCCCGTCACGCGCTGACCAGCCCGGCGCTGGCGACCGAGCTCGCCGGTTTGCACTTCCCCAATCCGGTCGGGCTCGCGCCGGGGTTCGACAAGGATGCACGCGTCGCCCATGCGATGCCGCATTTCGGTTTCGGCTTCGTCGAGGTTGGCACGCTGACGCCGCTGCCGCAGGACGGCAATCCGCGCCCGCGGCTGTTCCGCCTCGTCGAAGACGGCGCGGTGATCAATCGCATGGGCTTCAACAATGGCGGTCAGGAAAAGGCGGCGGAGCGGATCGTCTGCCTGCGCCGGTTCGGGTTGCCCGTACCGCTCGGCATCAACATCGGCGCCAACAAGGATAGCGCCGACCGCATCGCCGACTATGCCAAGGGCACGGCGGCGATGGCACCGCTCGCCGACTATCTGACGGTCAATATCAGCTCGCCGAACACGCCGGGCCTCCGCGCGCTGCAGGATCGCGGCGCGCTCGAGGCGTTGCTCGACGGCGTCGCCGCGGCGCAGTCCGCAGACGGCGCGAGGCCGGTATTCCTCAAGGTCGCGCCCGATCTCGAACCCGCCGACATCGACGACATCGTTGCCGTCGCCTTCGACAAGGGGCTGGCGGCGGTGATCGTATCGAACACGACGATCGAGCGGCCGGCGCTCGCCTCGCGCCATGCGGGCGAAGCGGGCGGGCTGTCGGGTGCTCCGCTGGCAGGCCTCGCGCTCCAGCGGGTCCGCGATTTCCGGAGCGCCAGCGGCGGCAAGCTGCCGCTCGTGGCCGCAGGCGGCATTGCTTCGGCCGAACAGGCGTGGGAACGGATTCGTGCGGGGGCCAGCCTGATCCAGATCTATTCGGCGATGGTCTATGAAGGACCGGGGCTCGCGGGGCGCATCGCGCGCGGGCTCGAAACGCTCGCGGCGCGCGATGGCTTTACGCGGGTCGCCGATGCGGTGGGGACGTCCGCCTGATCCGCCATCGGGGTTGCGCTGTCTGCACCCCCGCGCCAATGTCGCGCGCATGATCAAACGACTCCTTGCCGTCATCAGCCTTTTTATCGTTTCGCTTCCCTCGCTCGCCGCGGCGCAGGGCGTTACCTCGTCCGCCGATCCGCGCGCGACCGAGGCCGGACGGGCGATCCTGCAGCAGGGGGGCACGGCAGCCGATGCGGCGGTCGCGATGGTCGCGGTGCTGACGCTCGTCGAACCGCAGTCGAGCGGCATCGGCGGCGGCGGTTTCCTCGTCTATCACGACGCCAAATCGGACGGCATCGCGACGATCGACGGCCGCGAGACCGCGCCGGCGTCGGCGAAGCCCGGGCGTTTTCTCGGCCCCGACGGCAAGCCGCGCGGTTACTCGGACGTCATTCCCGGCGGCCTTTCGGTTGGTGTTCCCGGCAATATCCGCCTGATGGAAATGGCGCACCGGAAATGGGGCAAGCTCGAATGGAAGGCTTTGTTCCAGCCCGCGATCAAACTGGCCGAGGACGGTTATGAGGTTACCCCGGCGCTCTACAACTGGCTCGACCGCTATCAGGCGCTGTGGAAGGATTTTCCGGCCGCGCGCGCGATCTATTATGTCGATGGCAAGCCGGTGCCGGTCGGGACGCGGCTGAAGAACCCGGCCTATGCGGCGCTGCTGCGCGATATCGCGGCGCGCGGTCCCGACGCCTTCTACACCGGCGCCAACGCCCGCGCGATCAGCGAAACGGTCGCGAAATCGGTGCGCAATCCGGCGGTGCTGACCGCGCAGGATCTGGCCGCCTATCGGGCGAAGGACCGTCCCGCCGTCTGCACCACCTATCGCGTCTACAAGGTCTGCGGCATGGGCCCGCCTTCGTCGGGCGCGACCACGGTGTTCGGCATCCTCGGCATGATCGAGGGCTGGGACATGAAGACGATGGGCAAGGACAATCCGATGAGCTGGCACCTCATCGCCGAGGCGATGCAACTCGCCTATGCCGACCGCGCCAAATATCTTGGTGACGGCGATTTCGTCGATGTTCCGGTCAAGGGGCTGCTCGACAAGGCCTATCTTGCAGAGCGCCGCCAGCTCATCTCGCCTTATGGCGCGGCAGGCCATTATGAGGCCGGAACGCCGCCGGGCGCCCCGGCGCGCACCTCGTCGGGTCCGGTCGCCGAGAACGGCACAACGCATTTCGTCGCGGTCGACCGCGCCGGCAATGTCGCGTCGATGACCTCGACCGTCGAAAGCATCTTTGGCAGCCATCTCAATGTGAACGGCTATTTCCTCAACAACGAGCTCACCGATTTCGATCACAGCCCCGTGCAGGACGGCGCTCCGGCCGCCAACCGCGTCGAGGCGGGCAAACGTCCGCTGTCGTCGATGTCGCCGACGATCGTTTATGGCCCCGACGGCAAGGTCATCCTTGCGGTCGGCTCGGCGGGCGGCAAGCGGATCATCATGCATGTCACGAAGACGCTGATCGGCGTGCTCGACTGGGGGCTGTCGGCCGAGGAAGCGATCGCGCTGCCGAACCTGTTCTTCGGTGAAAAGGGCGTGCTGATCGAGGACGATGCGGCGGGACAGGCGATCGCGGCGAAGATGCAGCCATTCGGTTACGCTTTCACCCCGGCCGACCTCGGGTCGAAGCTAAACGCGGCGCAGCGCGTTGGGGAGGTGTGGCACGGCGCCGCCGACCCGCGCGGTCCCGGCACCTCGTCGGTCGATGGCGCGCCGCCGCAGGGATAAGAGCATCATATAACGGAAAAACCTCTGTGGGAGAGCAAGAGGCATGAAGCTGGAAAACCCCCATCTCGACCATTTTCCGAGTCTGGTCGCGATGTTCTTCGACCGCGCCGAAAAGGGCGGCGACGATCCATTCCTGTGGCACAAGGCCGATCGGGCCTGGCAGCCGCTGAGCTGGCGGCAGGTCGCCGGCCAAGTGGCGGCGCTGGCGCATAATTTGCGCGAACTCGGCCTCAAGGAAGGCGACCGGGTGGTGCTGGTCAGCGAGAACCGCCCCGAATGGTGCATCGCCGACTTGGGCATCATGGCCGCCGGCTGCATCACCGTTCCGACCTATACGACCAACACCGAACGCGACCATCAGCATATCCTCGACAACAGCGGTGCCAAGGCGGTGATCGTGTCGACGGCGAAGCTGGCGCGCGTGTTGATGCCCGCGGTGATGCGGTCCGAAGCGCATATCGTGATCAGCATGGAAAGCCTGCGTGTCGGCCAGCAGGGCGAGGTTTCGGTCCACGACTGGGCGCCGCTCGTCCAGAACGGCGAGACATATCTGGAGGAAACCAAGGCGCGCGGGCTCGGCGTCAAGCGCGAGGATACGGCGTGCATCATCTATACCAGCGGCACCGGCGGCGCGCCGCGCGGGGTGATGCAGCATCATGGCGCGATCCTGCACAATGCAGCGGGTGCCGCGGAGGTGCTCGTTAATGATTTCGGGATCGGCGACGAAGAGGTATTCCTCTCCTTCCTGCCGCTCAGCCACGCCTATGAACATTCGGGCGGCCAGTTCCTGCCGATCATGGTCGGCGCGCAAATCTATTATAGCGAGGGGCTCGAAAAGCTCGTCTCGAACATCGAGGAAACGCGCCCGACGATCATGGTCGTCGTCCCGCGGCTGTTCGAGGTGATCCGCGCGCGGATGATCAAGGCGGTCGAAAAACAGGGCAAGCTCGCCAACTGGATGCTGAATCAGGCGCTGCGCGTCGGCGAGAAGGATTATGAGCGGCGCATGGGCCTGCTCGACCGGCCGGTCGACCTGCTGCTCGACCGGCTGTTCCGGCCCAAGATCGGCAAGCGTTTCGGCGGCCGGATGAAGGCGCTGGTGTCGGGCGGCGCGCCGCTCAATCCCGAGATCGGCGTTTTCTTCCACTCGATCGGGCTGACTTTGCTGCAAGGCTATGGCCAGACCGAGGCCGGGCCGGTGATCAGCTGCAACCGGCCGTCCGCCGGGATCAAGATGGACACCGTCGGGCCGCCGCTGATGAACACCGAGGTGAAGATCGCCGACGACGGCGAGATATTGGTGCGCGGCGAGCTGGTGATGAAAGGCTATTGGCGCAATCAGGCGGAGACCGAGCGCGTGCTCGTCCCAGATCCGGCGGAGCCGGACAAAGGCGCCTGGCTACACACGGGCGATATCGGCCATATCGACGACAAGGGCCGCATCGTCATCACCGACCGCAAGAAGGACCTGATCGTCAACGACAAGGGCGACAATGTCTCGCCGCAACGTGTCGAGGGCATGCTGACGTTGCAGCCCGAAATCCTGCAGGCGATGGTCTATGGCGACAAGCGCCCGCATCTTGTCGGCATCCTCGTCCCCGATCCCGAATGGGCGGCCGAATGGGCCGAGGCCGAGGGGCTGCCCAAGGATCTGAAGCTGCTGCGCGAGCATGAGAAGTTCCGCGCCGTGATCCGCGCCGCGGTCGACCGCGTCAACGGCCAGCTCTCGGTGATCGAAAAGGTGCGCAAGTTCGATTTCGCCGACGAGGCCTTCACGATCGAGAATGAGCAGATGACGCCGTCGATGAAGATCCGGCGCCATGTGCTGAAACAGGTTTACGAAGACAAGATCGCGGCCTTGTACAAGGCATAGCCCTTATCCGTTCGTGTCGAGCGAAGTCGAGACACCCATCGGTCTTGCGCCTAGCCCGAAGGGCATCTCGGCTTCGCTCGATGCGAGCGGGATATGGTACGCAATCTTCAAATAGCAGGCGGGGGTGCGACCCGAAGAGCTCGGCGCAAACCGGGCCCCGCCTGCGACCGAACCGCTGGTTCAGCCTTCGTCCCCCGCCGGTTTGCGATAGGGGACAAATTCTCCAAGCACGCAGGTCGGACCGCGAATGCCGCTCGACCGGTCGACCAGATGAAAGAAATCGCCGCTGCAGGTCGATGACCCGAACTGGCGGATGACCATGATGTCGCTGTCGCGCGCGAGCCCGGGGCAACTGCCCTTCAGGTCGTTGCGATAGACGAGGTTGCCGCTCGCCCGGTACAACAGGATATTGTCGGACACCCGGATCGTGTCGGTGGTGCGAAAGCTCGGCAGGCATTTCTCGGGCTTGCCGGGGACCTTGCCGGCAAGCTGCTTGTCCAGCGTTTCGGCCTGTTTCGGCGTCAGCGCCGCCGCGCCCGGCCCGGCGTCGCCCGCAGGCGCGCAGCCCGCGACCAGCGGTGCGGCCAATATCGCCAGTGCGATGCCGTGAACCGGATTGAGCTTCGCCATCATGTTGCTCCTGCCTTCGCTATGACGTCCCGAAAGTGAACGCTCCCTGAAGCTCCGCGCGCCGCCCTAGGCGGCGTCCTTCAACGCCCGGATGCGACCGAGTTCCTGCGCGCTGGCGGCGCGGAGGAACGGGTTGGTCGCGCGTTCCTCGCCGATGCTCGTCGGCACCGTCGCCTCGCCCGCACCGCGCGCCGCCTCGACCGCCGCGAGCCGCGCCGCAAGCGCCGCATTGTCGGGCTCGACGGTGACCGCGAAGCGTGCGTTCGACAGCGTATATTCGTGCGCGCAATAGACGCGCGTCGCATCGTCGAGCGTGCCCAGCCGCTGCATATTGCCGAACATCTGCTCGGCCGTCCCCTCGAACAACCGGCCACAACCCATGGCGAACATCGTGTCGCCAACGAAGATCGCGCGATCGTTCGCGAAATGATAGGCGATGTGACCGGCCGTATGCGCAGGGACGTCCCATACCTCGGCGCTGTGGCTGCCGAGCCGGACCGTGTCGCCGCCCTTCACCTGCACGTCGAGCGTCGGGATGCGCTCATATTCGGCAGCCGGGCCGGTGATCGTGCACCCCGTCGCTTCCTTGATCGCGGCGTTGCCGCCGGTGTGGTCGGGATGCCAATGGGTGTTCCAGATATCGGTGATCGTCCAGCCGCGCTCGGCCGCCGCGGCCAGCACCGGATCGGCGACCGCGGGGTCGACGACCATCGTCGCGCCGCTGCCGGGTTCGTGGACCAGCCAGACATAATTGTCGCTGAGGACCGGAATGCGGACGATGTCGAGTGCAGTCATGATCGTCTCCTTTCGCTTTCGGCCTCGTTCGCTTCCAAGACGAAGCGGAAGGCCGTCAGCCTTGATAGGTGCAGGTTGCTACATCAGCAGGCGATGGCGTCATATCCCGCGGCATTGAATTCGATCAGGCAAAATCCGTGTCCGAACGGATCGGCGAACATCGCCTGCCGGCCATAGGGCAGGTCGATCGTCTCGCCCTCCTGCGTCGCCCCGGCGGCCAGCGCTCGCGCGACGGCGCGATCGAGGTCGTCGACCGTGAAATCGGGGTGCACGGGCGACCAGTGCCGGTGATAACGCCTGAAATCGCCGCCGCCGGGGCCGATTGCGGTCCCGGCGGGCTTGGCGATCAGATAGATTGGCGCATCGCACCCGGTCAGTTCGACGATATCGCTGCCGAGGCGGCGCCCCACCGTCAGGCCGAGTGCGGCGGTATAAAATCGCTCGCCGGCGATCACGTCGGGCACGTCGATGTTGATCAACAGGCCCGGCATGGTGGCTTACCAGTTCCCCGTGTTGGGCATCGATGCCCATGGCTCCTGCGGCGGCAGATGGCCGTCCTGCAGCAGTTCGACCGAAATGCCGTCGGGCGAGCGGACAAACGCCATATGCCCGTCGCGCGGCGGACGGTTGATCGTCACGCCCGCGTCCATCAGCCGCTGGCAGGTGTCGTAGATATTGTCGACGCGATAGGCGAGATGCCCGAAATTGCGCCCGCCCGTATATTCCTCGGCCGCGCTGCCGTCGGCGGGCGGCCAGTTATAGGTCAGCTCGACCTCCGCCACCCCCGCCTGGCCCGGCGGCGCGAGGAAGATCAGCGTGAAGCGGCCCTGTTCGCTGTCGAAACGGCGCACTTCCTCGAGCCCGACGAGGTTGAAGAAGGCGATGGTGGCATCGGGATCCGACACGCGGATCATCGTATGGAGATATTTCGTCATGCGCCTTATCTAGGCGCGAAGGCTGCGTCCTTCAAACGCTTCGAACAGATTTACGAATGCATCGGGCACCGGCGCGGTCGCGCCGCGCGCTTCCTCGACATGGACGCTGACCTCGAGCCCCGATGCGCGCAGGTCGTCGCGGCCGGCGCCATGCAGTTCGAACAGGAAGGTCATC encodes:
- a CDS encoding quinone-dependent dihydroorotate dehydrogenase, whose amino-acid sequence is MSLFASAADAAYALVRPLVHATDGEAAHNLTLNALQPLPRARHALTSPALATELAGLHFPNPVGLAPGFDKDARVAHAMPHFGFGFVEVGTLTPLPQDGNPRPRLFRLVEDGAVINRMGFNNGGQEKAAERIVCLRRFGLPVPLGINIGANKDSADRIADYAKGTAAMAPLADYLTVNISSPNTPGLRALQDRGALEALLDGVAAAQSADGARPVFLKVAPDLEPADIDDIVAVAFDKGLAAVIVSNTTIERPALASRHAGEAGGLSGAPLAGLALQRVRDFRSASGGKLPLVAAGGIASAEQAWERIRAGASLIQIYSAMVYEGPGLAGRIARGLETLAARDGFTRVADAVGTSA
- the ggt gene encoding gamma-glutamyltransferase, with the protein product MIKRLLAVISLFIVSLPSLAAAQGVTSSADPRATEAGRAILQQGGTAADAAVAMVAVLTLVEPQSSGIGGGGFLVYHDAKSDGIATIDGRETAPASAKPGRFLGPDGKPRGYSDVIPGGLSVGVPGNIRLMEMAHRKWGKLEWKALFQPAIKLAEDGYEVTPALYNWLDRYQALWKDFPAARAIYYVDGKPVPVGTRLKNPAYAALLRDIAARGPDAFYTGANARAISETVAKSVRNPAVLTAQDLAAYRAKDRPAVCTTYRVYKVCGMGPPSSGATTVFGILGMIEGWDMKTMGKDNPMSWHLIAEAMQLAYADRAKYLGDGDFVDVPVKGLLDKAYLAERRQLISPYGAAGHYEAGTPPGAPARTSSGPVAENGTTHFVAVDRAGNVASMTSTVESIFGSHLNVNGYFLNNELTDFDHSPVQDGAPAANRVEAGKRPLSSMSPTIVYGPDGKVILAVGSAGGKRIIMHVTKTLIGVLDWGLSAEEAIALPNLFFGEKGVLIEDDAAGQAIAAKMQPFGYAFTPADLGSKLNAAQRVGEVWHGAADPRGPGTSSVDGAPPQG
- a CDS encoding SUF system Fe-S cluster assembly regulator, which produces MRLSNLADYAVVLMSAAARQCGSVPIHAGMLAEQTGIPGPTAQKLVSGLARAGLLVASRGSGGGVRLARPAAAISVADIIEAVEGPIALTSCVSEGRHDCSLEGSCKVQPHWGVVNGAVRGALAQISLASLAAAPKPTFTRPAPALAGDEIRV
- a CDS encoding AraC family transcriptional regulator; translation: MSDNISSSGDVSGEAPFELHYFPPDPDLADMVSSFYAARVNMPRFDEYERADRPQFRFVTAADGEYVFADGHRSQVCNANIVGPTSGRVRAISNCPTRMFGFGMLPAGWAALMGDDAEKLTDRAIDAADLFGDWIGEVAAALENAADAAEQLVIGNNFVREILKRNEPAPMWFIRTVDRWLTESASPQVPELVDATGMSIRSVERMTKHYYGLSPRMLARKYRAVRAASALARGEGLDAAALGDAFYDQSHLIREIKRFAGATPGQLGKPSRYTEATTRGRKELAGKVSPLVSET
- the sufB gene encoding Fe-S cluster assembly protein SufB, translating into MTDSTDTPLKDQAAHDAAAKVADYEHGWSSAIETDFAPKGLTEDTVRFISAKKNEPEWMLDWRLKAFRHWQTMETPDWAKLNVPPIDYQDAYYYAAPKAKPKLSSLDEVDPEILEVYKKLGIPIEEQKVLAGVEGARKVAVDAVFDSVSVATTFREELKRAGVIFLSISEAIREYPELVKKWLGKVVPMHDNYFATLNCAVFSDGTFVYVPEGVRCPMELSTYFRINAENTGQFERTLIVADKGAYVSYLEGCTAPMRDENQLHAAVVELVALDDAEIKYSTVQNWYPGNAEGLGGIYNFVTKRALCQGKRSKVSWTQVETGSAITWKYPSCVLNGDDSVGEFYSVAVTNNYQQADTGTKMIHNGKRTRSTIVSKGISAGKSNNTYRGIVRVAPNAEGVRNFTQCDSLLLGSTCGAHTVPYIEVRNPSATVEHEATTSKISDDQLFYAMQRGLGQEEAVALIVNGFAKEVLQQLPMEFAVEAQKLLGISLEGSVG
- a CDS encoding DUF885 domain-containing protein, with translation MVSHLRLAARLSSGLLVLALAGCASATADPVATAPAAPAPADPPAGAGLAEFFDKYDAAQLSLSPQGKAYRGIRDADYGKWDDPSDESEVATHKLQQATAEAMRGSFDPARLSTEDALSFELFNAQAERADRLFAFRDHGYLFDQMNGAQSRLPAFLINIHRVSNVAEAEAYVERIRGLGPVLDSLTAQSAERAAKGLQPPKWVYAYVISDIGNLLKPDNAVVEDLAAKVGKLDIAPAEKTRLVAAAGAAWRESAGPAYERLRAEMQRQQASAPTEDGVWRMPDGGAYYAALLANYTTTDMTAAQIHDLGLSEVARIHGEMKKIMAQVGFKGTLQQFFAHLRDSPQYYYTTREAYLAEVDAKVKAMEARLPAFFNMLPKAPLQVKAVEAFREKSAGKAFYQSPSPDGSRPGTYYVNLYDLRDMSKTELEALAYHEGVPGHHLQRAVQTELTGLPPFRRFGGFTAYTEGWGLYSEELAKDMGFYTDPYSDFGRLGMELWRACRLVVDTGIHDKRWSREQAIQYLKDNTPNPQGDIEKAIERYIVYPGQATAYLIGKLKIMELRGRAQAALGDRFDIRAFHDVVLESGPVPLDILERRVDAWIATQKG